In Jannaschia sp. W003, the genomic stretch GGCCATCTGGCGTGAACCTCACGCGGCCCGCGCCGCCCGCTCGCGCGGCACGTGGCGCAGGTGCGAGCCGGTGACGCCGCCCGGCAGGGCCGCCACGCGGTCGGCCACGTCGAGGAGCTTGCCCAGGTCGATGCCGGTGTCGAGCCCGCCCTCGTTGAACGCGAACACGAGGTCCTCGGTGGCGGTGTTGCCCGTCGCGCCAGGCGCGAAGGGGCAGCCCCCGAGGCCGGCGGCAGCCGCGTCGAAGGCGGGGACGCCCGCGTGCCAGGCGGCGAGCGCGTTGGCGACGCCCTGCCCGAAGGTGTCGTGGCCGTGGAAGGCCCACGTGCTCCGCGCCGTCTCGGGCAGGGCCATCGCGGCGCGGAACCGCTCGGCCACCGCGAAGGGGTTGGCGCGGCCCGTGGTGTCGCAGAGCGCGATTTCCGCTTCGGGGGCGATGGCGGCGGCCCGGCGGGTGGCGGCGAGCACGGCGTCCAGCGGCACGGTGCCCTCGAAGGGGCAGTCGAAGGCCGTGGCGACGTTGACGCGCAGGCGCGTGTTCTCGGGCAGGGCGGCGGCCACCGCGCCCAGCCCGTCCAGCGAGTCTGCGACGGACTGTCGGACGTTGCTGCGGTTGTGGGACTCGGAGACCGAGAACACGTAGCCGATCTCGCGGATGCCGGCCCCGGCGGCCCGCTCGGCGCCGCGCACGTTCGGGACCAGCGCCATGAGCCGGGCGGGCAGGTCCAGCACGGCGGCGGCGATCTCCGCCATGTCGTGCATCTGCGGCACCGCCCTGGGGCTCACGAAGCTGCCGATCTCCACGCGCCGGCAGCCGGCGGCGACAAGGTCGCGGATCAGCGCGATCTTGGTGTCCGTGGGCAGGGGATCGCGGATGCTCTGGAGGCCGTCGCGGGGGGCGACCTCGACGATGGCGGGGCGGCGGTCGGTCACGGGGGCGTCCTTGCCTGCGAGGGTCTCAGACAACTTCGGTGCCCTCCCCGGCCTCGGGCGCGCGGCCCTGCCAGGCATCGAGCACGTCGAGCGCGAAGCGGATCGCGAGGAGGCCGAAGCCGATGGGCAGCATGGCGTAGGGTATCACCATGGGCGTGCCGAAGGACGACGAGACCCGCTCGCCGTACTCCGCGGCCTGGGCGGCGATCAGGTAGCCGCGCCAGGCCATGATGCCGGCGAACCCGGCGCCGAACAGGCCGATGATCGCGCGCACCGTCCGCCGGCCGCGGTCCCCCAGCCGGTCGGCGAAGAAGGTGATGCGGATGTGGCTGTCGGTGCGCTGCACGTCGGCGGCGGCCATCACGGCCACGTAGACGATCAGGAAGGTGTTGATCTCCAGCGACCACGAGGTCGGCGCGGCGAAGAGGTAGCGGGCGACGGCGTCGTACACGATGGTCAGCACCATGAAGACCAGCACGACCTGCCCGCCCCGTTGGGTCAGGCGCTCGAGGAAGGTGTAGGCGGTGCGCATGGTCGGACCTCCGGAGCGGGTGGGGGAGGGGGCGCGGCGGGCGCGCCCCCCGGATCATCAGGACTCGGCGCCGGTGGCGAGCGCGATGGCGCGCCGGCCGACCTCCGGGCCGACCTCCTCGAGCCAGGCGTCGATCACGGCCTGCGAGCCCGCCTCGAGGCGCTCGAGCTCCTCCGCGGTGGGCTCGATCACCTCGATGCCGGCCTCCTCCATCATCGGCCAGAACTCGTTCGGGTAGATGACGTCGTTGGCCTCGCGGGCGCCGTTCTCCTCGAACCAGGCGGCGGCATCCTCGACCGCGGCGCGCTCCTCGTCGCTCAGGGCCTCCCAGCGCTTCGTGGTCATGAACAGGCCGATGCCGAAGGCGGTCACGGGCAGGGTGTAGACGGCGCCGAGCTGCTCCTGCAGCGAGCGGCCCACGACCGTCGAGATGTTCGCCACGGCGGCGTCCACGGTGCCCCGCTGGAGCGCGAGGTAGAGCTCCGAGGAGGGGATGCGCACGGCGGCGGCGCCGAAGTCCTCCATCAGCTTGGTCGCCTCGAACGAGACCACGCGGACCTTCTTGCCCGCGATGTCGTCGATCGAGCGGATCGCCCCGTCGCCGGTGGACCAGACGTACTCCGGCTCCAGCACGTTCCCCATCATGGAGATCATGCGGAGGTCTTCCTTGGCCAGCTCCTCGTTCATCAGCTCGAACAGGGGCGAGCCCTTGGCGATGCGGCCCGGGTTCTCGTAGAGCGCCTCGACCACGCCCGGCAGGCCGGTGATCCCGAGGATCGGCGAGGAGCGGGTGATGTAGCTGGTGGTGTGGAACATGAAGTCGATGGTGCCCGAGCGCAGCGCGGGCAGCTGCTCGTCGGCCTTCAAGAGCTTGCCGCTGTCGTAGTAGTCCACGGCGATGGCGTCGGAGGCGTCGAGGCGCTCCACGAAGCCGGCGGAGCCGTAGCTCAGCGCCTTGTAGGAGGGCGGCAGGTAGCTGACGCCGGTGAGCGTGGTCTCGGCCATGGCGGGGGCCGCGAAGGCCAGGGCGCCGGCGAGGGCTGCGGCGGAGCCGAGCAGGGTTCTGCGGGTCGTGGTCATCTCTGGGTTCTCCCTTGGGTTCGAGACGGTCACAGGAGGCCGGGCAGCCACAGGCTGATCGGCGGGAAGAGGACGAAGAGCATCAGCACCGCGAACTGGACCGCCACGAAGGGCACCACGGAGCGGATGATCTCCTCGACCTCGAGTTGGGGGCACACGCCCTTGAGGGCGTAGAGGTTGAGGCCGACGGGCGGCGTCACCACCGCGATCTCCAGGTTCATGACCAGCACGATGCCGAACCACAGCGGGTCGTAGCCCAGCGCGGTCACGAGCGGCAGCAGGATGGGCGTGGTCACCACGATCAGCGAGACCGCGTCGACCAGCATCCCCAGGAGCACGAGGGCGACCATCACCAGCGTCAGGATCGCCCAGGGCGGCAGGTCCGTGGCGGTGAGCGCGGCCGAGACGTTCTCGGGGACGCGCACGAGGTTGAGGTAGTCGCCGAAGATCTTGGCGGTGCCCATGATGAGGAGGATCGCGCCCGACACCTTCACCGAGGACCGCAGAATCGCGACCGTGCGCCGCCAGTCGAGGCAGCGGAAGATGAGGGCCGCGATCAGGAACGCCCCCAGCGCGCCGAAGGCGGCGGCCTCGGAAGGGGTGGCGATGCCGGAGTAGATCGAGCCCAGCACGATCAGCACCAGCAGCATGGCGTGCCAGATGCCGCCGAGGGCGCGCAGCTTCTCGGCGCGGGGGGCCCTGGGGCCGTCGTCGGCGGGCGCCTCGGCGGGGTTCAGGCGCACCCGGACCCAGATGTAGAGGCACAAGGCGAGGGCCAGCACGATGCCGGGAAGGATGCCGCCGATGAAGAGCGCGCCCACGGACACGCCCGAGACCGCGCCGTAGATGATGAACGGCACCGAGGGCGGGATCAGCATGGCCAGCGCGCCCGAGGACGCGACGGATCCGGCGGCCAGACCCCGCGAGTAGCCGCGGTCCAGCATCTGCGGCACCGCGATCGAGCCCACGGCGGCGACGCCCGCGACGGACACGCCCGAGACCGCGCCGAAGATGGCCGAGGCGCCCACGGTGGAGATGGCGAGCCCGCCCCGCAGCCACTGGAGCCACAGGGACGCGGCGCGGAACAGGTTGGCCCCCACGGGGGTGGCGCCGAGGATGTTGCCCATCAGGATGAACAGGGGCAGCGCGATCAGCTCGAAGGAGTTGAGCTGCCCGAAGAACGAGGTGGGCGCGAAGAAGAACGCGAGCGGGCCGCGCGCCATCCACAGGCCCAGGAGGCCCGAGGCGCCCAGCGCCAGGAAGATCGGCGCGCCGGCCCCGATCAGGCCCAGCAGCATCACGACGACGATGATCGGCTCTAGCACGGCGCGTCTCCTCGGGTGTTCACGGCGTCCTCCCTCCCGGGGCTCAGGTCACGCCGTCGGCGCGCAGGGCCTCGCGGCGCGCGGCGTCGTAGCCGAGCGTCTCCGCGAGGATGGTGTCGGTGTGCTCGCCCAGGGCGGGCCCAAGCCCGCGCACGGCGCCGGGCGAGCGCGACAGGCGCGGGAACACGTTCTGCATGGCGAGCGTGCGGCCGCGCTTCGGGTCCTCGACGTGCACGATGCTCCGGCGCGCGGCGAAGTGCTGGTCGGCCAGCATGTCCTCGGCGGTGTAGGCGAGGCCCACGGGCACGCCCCCGGCGGCCATGCGCTCCACGATCTCGGCGGCGTCCACGGTGCGGGTCCAGTCCGCGATCAGGTCGTCCAGCTCTGCCTGGTTCTCGCCCCGGGCGCGGTGGGTGGCGTAGCGCGGGTCGTCGGCCAGCTCGGGCCGGTCCATGGCCTCGCACAGGCGCCGGAACACCGAGTCCTGGTTGGCGCCGATCACTACGTCCTTGCCGTCGCGCGCGGGGTAGGCGTTCGAGGGGGCGATGCCGGGCAGCGAGGAGCCGTTGCGCTCGCGCACGTGGCCGCCGGCGTCGTACTCGGCCACGAGGCTCTCGGTCAGGCCGAGCACGGCCTCGTAGATGGCGCTGTCGACCACCTGGCCCCGGCCCGTACGGTGGCGGTCCTGGAGGGCGAGCAGCACGCCCATGGCCGCGTTCACGCCGGCCATGGTGTCGCCGAGGCTTAGGCCGATGCGGATCGGGGCGCGGTCGGGGTAGCCGGAGATGTGGCGCAGGCCGCCCGCCGCCTCGCAGACCGAGGCGAAGCCCGCGCGCCCGGCATAGGGCCCGTCCTGGCCGTAGCCCGACACGCGGGCCATGATCAGGCGCGGGTTGATCGCGGCGAGCGCGTCGTAGCCGAGGCCCCAGCGCTCCATGGTGCCGGGGCGGAAGTTCTCGACCAGCACGTCGGACTCGGCCACGAGGTCGCGCAGCACCGCCTGCCCCTCGGGGCGGCGCAGGTCGAGCGTGACCGACTTCTTGCCGCGCGCGATCACGTCCCACCACACGGGGTCGCCGCTCCGGTCCGGGCGGCCCCACTGGCGCATGGCGTCGCCCACCTCGGGCGGCTCGACCTTGACGACCTCGGCGCCGAAGTCGCTCAGCAGCTGGCCGCAGTAGGGCCCGGCGATGAGCTGTCCGAGTTCGATCACGCGAATGCCGTCGAGCGGTGCCATGGGGCGGGTCTCCGTCTGGTGGCGCTGCGCAGACGGTATCGGGAGGGATGCGGCGGCGGGTTGCGGAGGTGCGGATGCATAAGTGTTATTTTGGCACGACGGAGGCGGGAGGGGCAGTTTCATTGGCACGGCGTGCCATGGGGGAATCCCGGCCAATGCGAGCGAACGGGCCGTAAGTCACGCTCACCGCAGAACTGAGACTCCGAGGCGGTCACGAAACGGGAATGGCAGGAAATGCTACCGAACGCCGGATCGGCGGCATCGGCGTTCCAGCCCGTCCGCCGCGTGTCCGCGAGAACGCAGCAAAATGTCCCGCCCTCCCGCCTAAAAGTGATCCAACCGTCGCGCCCCCCCCGCGTGCCGCCCGATCCCCCTTCCCGGAGCCCCCGCCATGACCGACACCCGCACCCTCGACCGGCTGGCCCGCGCCGCCCTGTGGCTCTCGCACTGGACGATCCACCACGCCAACCACGTCCGCCCCAGGGCCGACGGCGAGGTGAAGGTGGGCGGGCACCAGGCCTCGTCGGCCTCGATGGCGCAGATCATGACCGCGCTCTACTTCCACGCCCTGCGCCCCGAGGACCGGGTCGCCGTCAAGCCCCACGCTTCGCCCGTGTTCCACGCGATCCAGGCGCTGGCCGGGAACATGCCGCGGGAGAAGCTGGAGCGGTTCCGGGGCCTCGGCGGCGCCCAAAGCTACCCCTCGCGCACCAAGGACGTGGACGACGTGGACTTCTCGACCGGCTCGGTGGGCCTCGGGGTGGCGGCCACGCTGTTCGCCTCCCTGGTGCAGGACTACCTGCACGCCAAGGACGCCTTGCGTCCCGACTGGCCGATGGGCCGCATGGTGGCGCTGGTGGGCGATGCGGAACTGGACGAGGGCAACGTCTACGAGGCGCTGCAGGAGGGCTGGAAGCACGACCTGCGCAACTGCTGGTGGATCGTGGACTACAACCGCCAGTCGCTCGACGGCGTGGTGCACGAGGGCCTGTGGGAGCGGATCGAGGCGATCTTCCGGGCCTTCGGCTGGCGCGTCGCGCGCCTGCGCCACGGCAAGCTGCAGGAGGCCGCTTTCGCGGAGCCGGGCGGCGAACGGCTTCGGGAATGGATCGAGGCCTGCCCGAACCAGCTCTACTCGGCGCTGACGTGGCAGGGCGGCAAGGCGTGGCGCGCGCGGCTGACCGAGGAGCTGGGCGACCAGGGCGACGTCTCGGCGCTGCTGGACCGTCGCTCGGACGCGGAGCTGGCCGCGCTGATGGCGAACCTCGGCGGGCACTGCATGGCGACCTTGTGCGATGCCTTCGACGAAGCGGCGGAGGACGACCGCCCCACGGTGTTCCTGGCCTACACGATCAAGGGCTGGGGCACGCCGCTGGCGGGGCACAAGGACAACCACGCGGGCCTGATGAACCCCGCCCAGTTCGCCGAGTGGCAGCGCGAGATGGACGTGGAGCGGGGCGCCGAGTGGGACATTCCCGCCGATCTCGCCGCCGCCGCCAAGCGCGCGCCGTTCTTCGCACGCGGACCCCGGCGGCTGGAGGACGGCGCCGCCGCCGTGCCCGCGATCCCCGCGCCCGCGGACCGCGAGATCTCCACCCAGGCCGCGTTCGGCAAGATCCTCGACGCGGTGGCGAAGCAGGGCGGGCCACTGGCCGATCGCATCGTCACCATGTCGCCCGACGTCACCGTCTCCACCAACCTCGGGCCTTGGGTGAACCGGCGCGGCCTCTTCGACCGCCGCGAGCGGCCCGACACGTTCCGCGACGAGCGGGTGCCCTCGACGCAGAAATGGGCCTTCGGCCCCGAGGGGCAGCACCTGGAGCTGGGCATCGCCGAGATGAACCTCTTTCTCGCGCTGGGCGCCGCCGGCCTGTCGCATTCCCTGTTCGGGCGCCGGCTGATCCCGGTGGGCACGCTCTACGACCCCTTCGTCGCGCGCGGCCTCGATGCGCTGAACTACGCCTGCTACGGGGACGCCCGCTTCCTCTTCGCGGGCACGCCTTCGGGCGTCTCGCTCGCCCCCGAGGGCGGCGCGCACCAGTCCATCGCCTCGCCCCTGATCGGCATGAGCCAGGACGGGCTGGCCGCCTTCGAGCCGGCCTTCGCGGACGAGCTGGCGATCGTCATGGGCTGGGCCTTCGACTACCTCCAGCGCGAGGGCCGCGCGGACGAGGGCGACTGGGCGCGCGATGCCGAGGGCGGCTCGGTCTACCTGCGCCTCTCGACCCGCCCCCTGGAGCAGCCCGGCCCGCGGGGGCAGGACTTCGAGCGCGGCGTGATCGACGGCGCCTACTGGCTGCGCCCGCCCTCGCCGCGCACGGGCGTGGTGATCGCCTACCAGGGCGCGATCGCCGACCAGGCCATCGCCGCCGCCGGGCGGCTCGGGGACTGGACCGGCGACGTGGCGGTGCTGGCGGTGACGTCCGCCGACCGCCTCAACGCCGGCTGGACGGCGAGCGAGGAGAGCCACGTGGCGCGCCTGCTCGCGGACGTGCCGGGCCACGCCGCGCTGGTCACGGTGATCGACGGGCACCCCGCGACGCTGGCGTGGCTGGGCGGCGTGCACGGGCACCGGGTCCGCAGCCTCGGGGTCGAGCACTTCGGCCAGACCGGCACGGTGGCCGATCTCCACCGCCATTTCGGCATCGACGCGGACGGCATCGTGCGGGCGGCGAAGCGGACCATGGGAACGCGGCGCGCCCGGTCCGCCTGACGGCCCGGGCGGCTCGCGGCGCGTCGGCGCGGCGCGGGGGAAACTTGGATCGCCCCCGGGGCGTCTTACCTGTGTCGTGGAACAGGAGGACGGCCCTTGCACGAGGCCCTTCGCATCACCCTCGCCCTCGCGGGCCTCGGGCTCGGCGCGCTCGCCGCCTGGGGTCTCGGGCTTGCGGGCTGGGCCATCGCGCTCGCCTCCGCCGGCTTCGCCGCGACGCTCGCGCTGTTCGAGGCCGTGTCAAACCTGCGCTTTCCGCCGCGCCTCCACGCCGGGGTCGTGCTCTACGCCCTCGCCGCCCTCCTCCTGGGCGAGCACCTGCAGGTCTACGAGGCCCTGCCGTGGTGGGACCTCGCGCTCCACGTGGTCTCGGCGGCGGTGCTGGCGGTGGTGGGCTTCGGCCTAGCGCTCCTGCCCACCGCGGGCGCGCCGCCGCGCACGGCGCTGTGGGTGCTGGGCACGCTGGCCTTCGGCTTCGCCATGATGGCGGGGGCGCTGTGGGAGGTGCTGGAGTTCGCGCTCGACCAGCTCTTCGGCACGAACGCGCAGGATTCGGGTCTCGTGGACACGATGTGGGACGTGATCGCCAACACCCTCGGCGCGGTGGCGGGGGCAGTCGCGGGCCACGCGGCGCTGCTCTCGGGGCGCCGCCTGCCGCTGGGCGGGCTGCTTCTGGACGTCGTCGAGGCGAACCCGGTGCTCTACGGCCTATGGCGCGGCCCGCTGCGCCGCCCGGAGGGCCAGCCGCGCGGCGCGCTCGCCGGAGCGGACGGCGCCTTCGAGCGTGGCGGGCAGCCCCGTGCGGACGTGATCCCCGGCGAGTAGGAGGTTCGGCCAGGGCGTGCGGGGCCCGTGCCGCCTGGCGGCGCCTTCGGGCGACTGGTCGAAGGTGGCGGCCCGCTCGCGCAGGAAGCGGGCGGCGGGCATGGCGGGGGGCACGGCGCCTCCGTGGGCGCGCACGGCGGCGGCGACGTCGGCCCAGAGCCGGGCGAGGGCCGCGTCGCGCCCCAGCCCCTCCAGCGCGGAATCCTCCGCCGCCGAGACCGTGACCGACACCACGTCGCCGCGCCGGAACAACCAGTGCGCCGTGCCGCCGAGCAGGGCGAGGAGGGGGGGCAGGCCGCTGTCCGGGACCACGAAGTGCGCGTTGGCGATGGCCCGGCCCGAGGGCGGCAGCGCGAGGCGGGGCAGGAGCGCGCTCGCCTGCCGGGGCGGCACGGCCAGCACGGCCACGTCGCCGGGCGCGAAGTCGATGCGCGCGCCGGCATGGATCGTGCGGAGGCGGTCGCCGCCCTCCAGCGCCGCCACGGGGCGGCGCAGGTCGATCTGGGTGCCCTGTCGCTCCAAGAGGGCGAGCGCGGGGTCCACCAGCGCCGGGCCGAGGCCGCGGGGAAAGAACACCGGCCGCGCTGCGCCCGCGCCGCGCGCGAAGGAGCGCAGGAGCGCCGCCGCCAGCAGCCGGGCCGAGCCGCGTGCAGGGTCCTCGTTCAGCACGGCGCGGCTCATGGGGTCCCAGAAGCGCGCCATCAGCGGCGAGGCGGCGCCCACGGCCCGCTCCACCGTGGCCGAGGGGCGCGCGGCCGCCAGCCGGGCCATGTCGCGCACCAGCGTGCCGGGCCGCACGCCGGGGGGGCGGGCCGCCAGCGCCCCCCACGGACCGGGGCCGGGGCGCACGCACCACTGCTGGCCGTCCGCGAGGTCGAGGAACGGGAACGCCGCCTCGCCCCGCTCCAGCGCGTCCGCGCCGCCGATGCGCCCCGCCCAGTCCAGCACCGCGCGGTTGGCGGCGAGCACGAGGTGGTTGCCGTTGTCGATCACCCGCCCCAGCCGCGCGTCGCGGTAGGAGCGGCAGCGCCCGCCCGCCTTGGGCGAGGCCTCCAGCACCGTGACGGCCATGCCCCCGCGGGCGAGGGCCTCCGCGGCCACGAGGCCGGCCAGCCCCGCGCCGATCACGAAGGCGCGCGGCATCAGACCGGGCGCGCCGCGGCGGCGAGCCCGTCCACCAGCTTGCCGAGGCGCGAGCGACGGGGCGGCGGGCGCGTCCAGTCGGATTCCCAGCGGCGCAGCAGGCGCTCGTAGGGGCCCATCATCACCAGCGCAGGGAGCAGCGGCACGCGGCGGTGCGCGGGGATCTCGGCGGCGGCGGCGCGGAAGGCGCGGCGGGCGTCGGCCCCTACCAGCGCGCGCGCCCGGGGCAGGGCGGCGTGGCCCGGCACGCGGGCGGGCTCGCCCGGCAGTCCCGCGGCCTCCAGCACGGGGCGGGGCAGGTAGAGCCGGCCCATCGCGGCGTCCTGCTCCACGTCGCGCAGGATGTTCACCAGCTGCAGCCCGCGCGCGAGGTGGAGGGCGAACCGCTCCGAGGGCGGCCCGAGCCAGGCGCCGAAGCAGCGCATCGAGAGGATGCCCGCGGCGCCCGCCACGCGGCGGATGTAGGCGTCCAGCACCTCCGCCGAGGGCGCCACGATGGCGCGCGCGTCCATGCGCATGCCGTCGATCACCAGGGCGAACTCCGCTTCGGGCAGGTCGAGCCACGCGGCGGCGCGGGCGATCTCGGCGCCGATCGCGGTGCCGGGGCGGCCCGCGAAGGCGAGGGCGACCTCGCGCTCCCAGCGATCGAGGGCGGCGGCCCGCGCCTCGGGCGTGGCCGCGCCCGGCGCGTCGCCGTCGGCGATGTCGTCCACGGCGCGGCAGAGGGCGTAGACCGCATGGATCGCGCGGCGCCGCGGCTCGGGCAGGACGCGCATGCCGAGGGCGAAGCTCGACCCGGCGCCCGCCACCACGCGGCGCACCTCGGCCCGGTCGCCGCGCTCGGTGGTGGCGGGCGCGAAGCTCACGGCAGGGCCGCGGCGGCGGCGAGCCCCGCGCGCGCGAAGTCGAGCCGCGTGGGCGCGATGCGGCCCGCCAGCGGATCGCCGCGTTCGAGCCTCGCGTGGAGCCTTCGGGCCAGGAACAGGGTCGCCGCCGCCTGCGCGCGCAGGCCGCGCGAACGGATGCGCCGGGGCAGGGGCGCCGCCTCGCGCAGCAGCGCGCCCGTGGCCCCGAGGGTGCGGTCGATCACCGCGCGCAGGGCGGGCGAGGCGGTGGACGCGGCGAGCGCGGCGTCCCCGGCCCCCGCCGCGTGCATCCAGTCGCCGGGCAGGTAGCGGCGCCCGAGCCGCTGCCAGTCGGCGCGGATGTCCTGCACGTGGTTCAGCACCTGCAGCGCGGCGCACAGGGCGTCGGACAGCGCGTGCGCCCCGGCCCCCTCGCCGTGGACGCGCAGCAGGAACCGGCCGACCGGCGCGGCGGAGTGTGCGCAGTAGTCCCGCAGCGCCGCCCAGTCCGCGCAGCGCGCCCCCGCGGCGTCGCGGCGGAAGGCGACCAGGAGCGCCCGCGCCTCCTCCAGCGCGGCGCCCGGCCCGACGGCGCGACGCAGCGCCGCACCCGGGCCCGCGTCTTCGCCGTCCAGCCCCCGCTCCAGCGCCGCGAGCCGGGCGAGCCGCGCCTCGGGCGCGGCCGCGGGATCGTCGGCCGCATCGTCGGCGGCGCGCGCGAAGCGGTAGAATGCGACCACCTGAGGCCGAACCCGGGGCGCGAGCAGGCGCGAGGCCACCGGAAAGTTCTCGGACGCGGCCGCGTGCCACGGATCGGCAGCGTCCGCGCCGCCGGTCTGCATCCCGCCTGCCAGCGTCATCCGCCCGCTCTCCCCTCGTGACATCCGTGTCGGTTGACCTAGATCGCGGCCAGACCCCGAGAAGCGAACCGATGCGAAAAACACGACCGACCGCCCTGTGCAGCCTAGACGCCGCCGGAGCATCAGACCAGACCGCGGCACGATCCCGCGCCTCCCGACGGAGCACCCGATGAACGCCCAATCCGATACGCGCGCCCGCGACGTCGTCGTCGTCGGCGCCGGCCCCGGTGGCCTCGCCACCGCGATGCTGCTGCGCGCCTCCGGCGCCCGCGTGACCCTGCTGGAGAAGGCCGACCGCGTGGGCGGGCGCACCGCCAGCTTCGAGCAGGACGGGTTCACCTTCGACTACGGCCCGACCTTCTACCTCTACCCCGAGGTATTGCGCGAGATCTTCGCCGCCTGCGGGCGCGACCTCGACCGGGAGGTGGACCTCAAGCGCCTCGACCCGATGTACCGCCTCCAGTTCGACGACGGGAACACCTTCGACGCCACCCCCGACATCGACCGGCTCACGGCCGAGGCCGCGCGCATCTCGCCCGCGGACGCGCCCAACGTGAGGGCCTACCTCGCGGAGAACGCCGCCAAGTTCGAGGCCTTCCGCCCGATCCTCCAGCGCCCCTTCGCGAGTGCGCGCGACCTCGTGGGCGTCGACATGCTGCGCGCGCTGCCCCTGTTCCGGCCGTGGCTGACCGTGGACGGTGACCTCAAGCGCTGGTTCCGGCACCCGGACCTGCGCCTCGCCTTCTCGTTCCAGTCGAAGTACCTCGGCATGTCGCCGTTCAAGTGCCCCTCGCTGTTCACGATCGTGGCGCACGTGGAGTACGGCTTCGGGGTCTATCACCCCGTGGGCGGGTGCAACGCGATCCCCAAGGCCATGGCGCGCATCGCCCGCGAGATGGGCGTCGACATCCGCCTGTCGGAAGGCGCCGAGGAGATCGTCACCGAAGGCCGCCGCGCCACGGCGGTGCGCACCCGCACGGGCACGATCCCCGCCGATGCGGTGGTGGTGAACGGCGACTTCGCCTCGACCATTCCGCGCCTGATCCCGAACGCCCGCCGCAAGCGGTGGAGCGACAAGACGATCGCGAAGAAGAAGTACTCCTGCTCGACGTTCATGCTCTACCTCGGCATCGAGGGGCGCTTCGACGACATGCACCACCACACGATCTACCTGTCCGAGGACTACACCAAGAACATCCGCGAGATCGAGCAGGGCCTCGCCCCGCGCGAGCCCACGATCTACGTGCAGAACGCCTCCGTCACCGACCCGACGCTGGCGCCCGAGGGGCACTCCACGCTCTACGTGCTGGTGCCCACCGGCAACCTCGAGGGCGGCGAGGACTGGGAGGCGCTGGCCCCTGTCTACCGCGAGAAGATCCTCGATCGGCTATCCAAGCTCTCGGGCCACGACATCCGGCCCCGCATCCGCACCGAGCGCATGATCTCGCCCGCGGACTGGGAATCGCAGATGGGCATCTACCGGGGCGCCACGTTCAACCTCGCGCACAACCTCGGCCAGATGCTTCACCGCCGCCCCCACAACCGCTACGAGGACGTCGACGGCGTGTACCTGACGGGCGGCGGCACGCATCCCGGCTCGGGCCTGCCGACGATCTTCGAGAGCGCGCGCATCGCCGCCCGCCTCGCGGCCGAGGACATGGGAATGCCCGCGCCGGGCATGGGGATGAAGGAGGCGGCGGAATGAGCCACGTCGGCATCATCGGAGGCGGCCTCGGCGGCCTCGCGGCGGCTGCCACGCTGGCCGCGCGCGGCCACAAGGTCACCCTGCTGGAAAAGAACGGCTGGCTCGGCGGCAAGGCCGCCGTGCTGGAGGAGGAGGGCTTCCGCTTCGACATGGGGCCCACCATCCTCACCATGCCGCGGGTGCTGGAGCGGGTCTTCGCCGAGGCGGGCCGCGACATCGCCGACTACCTCGACCTGCGCCGCCTCGACCCCCAGTGGCGCTGCTTCTACGACGACGGCACCGTGCTCGACCTGCGCGACGACCCCAAGCTGGCCGCCCGCGAGATCGGGCGCCTGTCGCCCGAGGACGAGGCCGGGTTCGAGCGGTTCATGAAGGTCGCCGACCGCCTTTCGGACGTCTCCGACCGGTTCTTCTTCTGGCGCTCGGTCGAGGACCTGCG encodes the following:
- a CDS encoding TRAP transporter substrate-binding protein yields the protein MTTTRRTLLGSAAALAGALAFAAPAMAETTLTGVSYLPPSYKALSYGSAGFVERLDASDAIAVDYYDSGKLLKADEQLPALRSGTIDFMFHTTSYITRSSPILGITGLPGVVEALYENPGRIAKGSPLFELMNEELAKEDLRMISMMGNVLEPEYVWSTGDGAIRSIDDIAGKKVRVVSFEATKLMEDFGAAAVRIPSSELYLALQRGTVDAAVANISTVVGRSLQEQLGAVYTLPVTAFGIGLFMTTKRWEALSDEERAAVEDAAAWFEENGAREANDVIYPNEFWPMMEEAGIEVIEPTAEELERLEAGSQAVIDAWLEEVGPEVGRRAIALATGAES
- a CDS encoding hydroxymethylglutaryl-CoA lyase, which produces MSETLAGKDAPVTDRRPAIVEVAPRDGLQSIRDPLPTDTKIALIRDLVAAGCRRVEIGSFVSPRAVPQMHDMAEIAAAVLDLPARLMALVPNVRGAERAAGAGIREIGYVFSVSESHNRSNVRQSVADSLDGLGAVAAALPENTRLRVNVATAFDCPFEGTVPLDAVLAATRRAAAIAPEAEIALCDTTGRANPFAVAERFRAAMALPETARSTWAFHGHDTFGQGVANALAAWHAGVPAFDAAAAGLGGCPFAPGATGNTATEDLVFAFNEGGLDTGIDLGKLLDVADRVAALPGGVTGSHLRHVPRERAARAA
- a CDS encoding TRAP transporter small permease: MRTAYTFLERLTQRGGQVVLVFMVLTIVYDAVARYLFAAPTSWSLEINTFLIVYVAVMAAADVQRTDSHIRITFFADRLGDRGRRTVRAIIGLFGAGFAGIMAWRGYLIAAQAAEYGERVSSSFGTPMVIPYAMLPIGFGLLAIRFALDVLDAWQGRAPEAGEGTEVV
- a CDS encoding TRAP transporter large permease; amino-acid sequence: MLEPIIVVVMLLGLIGAGAPIFLALGASGLLGLWMARGPLAFFFAPTSFFGQLNSFELIALPLFILMGNILGATPVGANLFRAASLWLQWLRGGLAISTVGASAIFGAVSGVSVAGVAAVGSIAVPQMLDRGYSRGLAAGSVASSGALAMLIPPSVPFIIYGAVSGVSVGALFIGGILPGIVLALALCLYIWVRVRLNPAEAPADDGPRAPRAEKLRALGGIWHAMLLVLIVLGSIYSGIATPSEAAAFGALGAFLIAALIFRCLDWRRTVAILRSSVKVSGAILLIMGTAKIFGDYLNLVRVPENVSAALTATDLPPWAILTLVMVALVLLGMLVDAVSLIVVTTPILLPLVTALGYDPLWFGIVLVMNLEIAVVTPPVGLNLYALKGVCPQLEVEEIIRSVVPFVAVQFAVLMLFVLFPPISLWLPGLL
- a CDS encoding CaiB/BaiF CoA-transferase family protein → MAPLDGIRVIELGQLIAGPYCGQLLSDFGAEVVKVEPPEVGDAMRQWGRPDRSGDPVWWDVIARGKKSVTLDLRRPEGQAVLRDLVAESDVLVENFRPGTMERWGLGYDALAAINPRLIMARVSGYGQDGPYAGRAGFASVCEAAGGLRHISGYPDRAPIRIGLSLGDTMAGVNAAMGVLLALQDRHRTGRGQVVDSAIYEAVLGLTESLVAEYDAGGHVRERNGSSLPGIAPSNAYPARDGKDVVIGANQDSVFRRLCEAMDRPELADDPRYATHRARGENQAELDDLIADWTRTVDAAEIVERMAAGGVPVGLAYTAEDMLADQHFAARRSIVHVEDPKRGRTLAMQNVFPRLSRSPGAVRGLGPALGEHTDTILAETLGYDAARREALRADGVT